A single genomic interval of Granulicella tundricola MP5ACTX9 harbors:
- the xseA gene encoding exodeoxyribonuclease VII large subunit — translation MPVDDPIPSFLSLRAGKGKPRKGAGAGAKYKANPEQPMFAFEPGPVIVPEPVKAPVGPRVYAPIVLTPPEPSVVAKVREPILYTVRQLLNEIRQSVERSYEGTLTVEGEISNCRPAASGHVYLTLKDGDAQLSVVMFRRQASLLGFKPKDGLSVEVRGRISVYETRGQLQLIAETMRPRGEGALQLAFEQLKKRLAAEGLFDAARKKPLPPFPHCVGIVTSANGAALTDIINVVRRRHARLNLLVYPATMQGPQCAPSVMAGVRWFNKHPDRVDLILIARGGGSFEDLAGFNDEALARVIAESELPVVSAIGHEIDTTIADFVADLRAPTPSAAAELITVAQHRIGERISALEARVQRAGRYHLMHARQRLFRLSAEQVLARLRDSISLRHQKVDELQFRMVAAFARVERLRSGRVIALEARLRRQDPTVRVAMAKRRLEIAVARMDRAGKDMVARRGVRLERASARLEALSPLAVLNRGYAIVYGADGGILRDAGEAGVEQVIRARLARGSVRARITEIETTEKAGR, via the coding sequence ATGCCTGTGGATGATCCGATTCCGAGCTTTTTGAGTTTGAGGGCGGGTAAGGGGAAGCCTCGGAAGGGTGCCGGGGCGGGCGCCAAATACAAAGCAAATCCTGAACAGCCGATGTTTGCGTTTGAGCCGGGGCCGGTGATTGTGCCGGAGCCCGTGAAGGCCCCCGTGGGACCTCGGGTGTATGCGCCGATTGTGTTGACTCCCCCTGAGCCTTCAGTTGTGGCCAAGGTGCGGGAGCCGATTCTTTACACGGTTCGGCAGCTTCTGAACGAGATTCGTCAGAGCGTGGAGCGGAGCTATGAGGGCACGCTGACGGTTGAAGGTGAGATTTCCAACTGCAGGCCTGCGGCCTCAGGGCATGTGTACCTCACGCTGAAGGATGGGGACGCCCAGCTTTCCGTGGTGATGTTCCGGCGGCAGGCCAGTTTGTTGGGGTTCAAGCCTAAGGACGGACTTTCGGTGGAGGTGCGCGGACGGATCTCAGTCTATGAGACGCGGGGACAACTCCAACTGATTGCGGAGACGATGCGCCCGCGTGGCGAAGGCGCGCTGCAACTGGCGTTCGAGCAGTTGAAGAAGCGGCTGGCGGCGGAGGGGCTGTTCGATGCGGCGCGGAAGAAGCCGCTGCCGCCGTTTCCGCATTGCGTGGGAATTGTGACCTCGGCGAACGGGGCTGCGCTAACCGATATCATCAACGTGGTTCGGCGGCGTCATGCGCGGCTGAATCTATTGGTCTACCCGGCGACGATGCAGGGGCCGCAATGCGCTCCCTCCGTGATGGCCGGCGTGCGGTGGTTCAATAAGCATCCGGATCGGGTGGATCTGATCCTGATTGCGCGGGGGGGCGGGTCGTTTGAGGACCTGGCGGGATTCAACGATGAGGCTCTGGCGCGGGTGATTGCGGAGTCTGAGCTGCCGGTGGTTTCTGCGATCGGGCATGAGATCGATACGACGATCGCGGACTTTGTTGCGGACCTGCGGGCACCTACGCCGAGCGCAGCGGCAGAGCTGATTACGGTCGCGCAACACAGGATTGGGGAGCGGATTTCGGCCCTGGAGGCTCGCGTGCAAAGGGCAGGGCGATACCACCTGATGCATGCGCGGCAGAGGCTCTTCCGGTTGAGCGCGGAGCAGGTGCTGGCGAGGCTGCGGGATTCGATCTCGTTGCGGCATCAGAAGGTCGATGAGTTGCAGTTTCGGATGGTAGCGGCGTTTGCCCGGGTTGAGCGTTTGCGGTCGGGCAGGGTGATTGCTTTGGAAGCGAGGCTGCGGCGGCAGGACCCTACGGTTCGGGTGGCGATGGCGAAGCGGCGGCTGGAGATTGCGGTGGCAAGGATGGACCGGGCGGGGAAGGATATGGTGGCGCGGCGCGGAGTTCGGCTGGAGCGTGCCAGCGCGCGGCTGGAGGCGCTTTCGCCGCTGGCGGTGCTGAATCGTGGCTATGCGATTGTGTATGGGGCGGACGGCGGCATCCTGCGGGATGCGGGTGAGGCTGGGGTGGAACAGGTTATTCGAGCACGGCTTGCGCGGGGAAGTGTGCGCGCTCGCATCACAGAGATTGAAACGACGGAGAAGGCTGGCAGATGA
- a CDS encoding response regulator, translated as MKILIVDDELVVARTLSLIFEKHGFEVTTAYSAGEALIAAMSQVPDLVICDIDMPGRDGVDLMLDLGRELPGCPILVLTGLYGSLGRVQDTAKGLRQKVQILTKPCQPAELLREAGTMLKTA; from the coding sequence ATGAAAATTCTGATCGTTGACGACGAACTTGTTGTAGCTCGCACGTTGAGCCTTATCTTCGAAAAGCATGGATTTGAAGTAACGACGGCGTACTCTGCCGGGGAGGCGCTGATCGCGGCGATGAGCCAGGTGCCGGACCTGGTGATCTGCGATATCGATATGCCGGGACGGGATGGGGTAGACCTGATGCTGGACCTGGGGCGCGAGCTTCCCGGGTGCCCGATTCTGGTATTGACGGGGCTGTATGGAAGCCTGGGGCGGGTGCAGGATACGGCCAAAGGGTTGCGGCAGAAGGTGCAGATCCTGACCAAGCCCTGCCAGCCGGCGGAGCTGCTGCGTGAGGCCGGAACGATGCTGAAGACAGCTTAG
- a CDS encoding potassium channel family protein: protein MHVLACILGIFFCNGVVLDAFQTIILPRRPSGRFRITRLFYIVTWGPLTAIAARVRDRRVREQIYSIYGPVSLILLLGLWAVILITGFALIYFAAGTPFHDAVLLTHATDLARLRDDLYVSGTTLFTLGMGDVIPLTHLARVVVVLESGTGLGFVALVIGYLPVIYQAFSRREVSVAMLDGRAGSPPTATELLRRHGFEGGQEELITLLEEWERWAAEILESHISYPILCYYRSQHDNQSWLSALVAILDACALLITTIDGPTTRQAQLTFAMARHALIDLGHVFHVEGKLAPESEITDERLPAEVFDRLCDALGEMQMRLCGDPATMRRLTAIRAMYEPHALALSNYLCMPLPLWIAEPKAGDAWKKVADLRMKQSTPTPIDPLNAQRHVSSNSTALNLHDEEHGF, encoded by the coding sequence ATGCACGTCCTCGCCTGCATTCTGGGAATCTTCTTCTGTAACGGCGTCGTACTCGACGCCTTCCAGACCATCATCCTGCCGCGCCGTCCCTCCGGCCGCTTCCGCATCACGCGCCTCTTCTACATCGTCACATGGGGGCCGCTTACCGCGATTGCCGCCCGGGTCCGCGACCGCCGCGTCCGCGAGCAGATCTACAGCATCTACGGGCCCGTCTCCCTCATCCTGCTGCTCGGCCTCTGGGCCGTCATCCTGATCACCGGCTTCGCCCTCATCTACTTCGCCGCCGGCACCCCCTTCCATGACGCTGTCCTCCTCACCCACGCCACAGACCTCGCACGCCTGCGGGACGACCTCTACGTCAGCGGCACCACCCTCTTCACCCTCGGCATGGGCGACGTCATCCCCCTCACCCATCTCGCACGCGTCGTCGTCGTTCTCGAATCCGGCACCGGCCTGGGCTTTGTGGCGCTTGTCATCGGATACCTGCCCGTCATCTACCAGGCCTTCTCCCGCCGCGAGGTCTCCGTCGCCATGCTCGACGGCCGGGCCGGCTCACCCCCCACCGCCACCGAGCTTCTTCGGCGCCATGGCTTTGAAGGCGGCCAGGAAGAGCTCATTACCCTGCTTGAAGAGTGGGAGCGCTGGGCCGCCGAGATCCTTGAATCCCACATCTCCTACCCCATCCTCTGTTACTACCGCTCCCAGCATGACAACCAGAGCTGGCTCTCCGCGCTCGTCGCCATCCTCGACGCCTGCGCCCTCTTGATCACTACCATCGACGGCCCCACCACCCGCCAGGCACAGCTCACCTTCGCCATGGCCCGCCACGCCCTCATCGATCTCGGCCACGTCTTCCATGTGGAGGGCAAGCTGGCACCGGAATCCGAGATCACCGATGAGCGCCTCCCCGCCGAGGTCTTCGACCGGCTCTGCGATGCGCTGGGCGAGATGCAGATGCGCCTCTGCGGAGACCCCGCCACCATGCGCCGCCTCACCGCCATCCGCGCCATGTACGAGCCCCACGCCCTGGCCCTCTCCAACTACCTCTGCATGCCACTGCCCCTCTGGATCGCCGAACCCAAGGCCGGAGACGCCTGGAAGAAGGTCGCCGACCTCCGCATGAAGCAATCCACCCCCACCCCCATCGACCCACTCAATGCCCAAAGACACGTAAGCTCAAACTCCACCGCACTGAACCTGCATGACGAAGAGCACGGCTTCTAG
- a CDS encoding tetratricopeptide repeat protein, giving the protein MDQQTKAALKQDNFITTTSHGLEWAKENRKSVIVTVSLLLAVIIILVAVGVIYTQRSNAAETAFGEAMQVYQAPVAIAGQPAMPGVKTYANVAERATAANKLFANVADHYGMTKDGKNARYFAGLTAAEAGQTQTAETTLKAVADGFDKDLANLAKLALADLYRQTGRDGQAVDLYNQLAAKPTNTVPAATAQIALAEMYTAEGKTEQARKIYAQLKDKDAKGVGGVLAAQKLNPAAATGPSLQQ; this is encoded by the coding sequence GTGGATCAACAGACCAAAGCAGCTCTCAAGCAGGATAACTTCATCACCACCACCAGCCACGGCCTTGAGTGGGCCAAGGAAAACCGCAAGTCGGTGATCGTGACGGTTTCACTCCTGCTGGCCGTCATCATCATTCTTGTAGCTGTCGGCGTGATCTACACGCAGCGTTCCAACGCGGCGGAGACAGCCTTTGGTGAGGCGATGCAGGTGTACCAGGCGCCCGTGGCGATTGCTGGCCAGCCCGCGATGCCTGGCGTGAAGACCTATGCCAACGTGGCCGAGCGTGCCACGGCGGCGAACAAGCTGTTTGCGAACGTGGCCGACCACTACGGTATGACCAAGGACGGCAAGAATGCACGCTACTTCGCCGGCTTGACCGCTGCAGAGGCAGGCCAGACCCAAACGGCGGAGACGACGTTGAAGGCAGTCGCGGACGGCTTCGACAAGGATCTGGCGAACCTGGCGAAGCTTGCGCTGGCGGATCTTTACCGGCAGACCGGGCGCGATGGGCAGGCCGTCGACCTATACAACCAGCTTGCTGCGAAGCCGACGAACACGGTTCCGGCGGCTACGGCGCAGATCGCGCTGGCCGAGATGTACACGGCTGAGGGCAAGACCGAGCAGGCTCGCAAGATCTACGCGCAGTTGAAGGATAAGGACGCCAAGGGTGTCGGCGGCGTTCTGGCGGCACAGAAGTTGAATCCGGCTGCCGCGACTGGGCCTTCGCTTCAGCAGTAA
- the rplM gene encoding 50S ribosomal protein L13: MNNTTTIPSGKDIQRKWFVIDAAGKTLGRLSTTAASILAGKLNPLYTPYIDMGDHVIVINAEKIVLTGLKADSKMYRRYTGFPGGLREESFIKLLARRPEAIVEQSIKGMLPKSKMGRQMATKLKVYKGGQHPHFAQQPVPLEFHASNAKKTPGVPKPGQPTHHIPALEG; this comes from the coding sequence ATGAACAACACCACCACGATCCCCAGCGGCAAAGACATTCAGCGCAAGTGGTTTGTGATCGACGCAGCCGGCAAGACGCTCGGCCGTCTCTCCACTACCGCCGCCAGCATTCTGGCCGGCAAGCTGAACCCGCTCTACACCCCCTACATCGACATGGGCGACCACGTTATCGTGATCAACGCCGAGAAGATCGTCCTCACCGGCCTCAAGGCTGACAGCAAGATGTATCGCCGCTACACCGGCTTCCCCGGCGGTCTGCGCGAGGAAAGCTTCATCAAGCTGCTGGCTCGCCGTCCGGAAGCGATCGTCGAACAGTCGATCAAGGGCATGCTGCCGAAGAGCAAGATGGGCCGCCAGATGGCCACCAAGCTGAAGGTCTACAAGGGCGGACAGCATCCTCACTTCGCCCAGCAGCCGGTGCCGTTGGAGTTCCACGCTTCGAACGCAAAGAAGACCCCAGGCGTTCCCAAGCCCGGTCAGCCGACGCACCACATCCCGGCTCTCGAAGGCTAA
- the rpsI gene encoding 30S ribosomal protein S9 has protein sequence MADLIQYYGTGRRKSSIARVFLRPGSGKFTVNKKDVDVYFVTPQQRVAARRSLGIAGIEETFDVLTTVRGGGVMGQADAVKLGIARALMEFNPELRKALKAEGLTTRDSRGKERKKYGQKGARARFQFSKR, from the coding sequence ATGGCAGATCTTATTCAGTACTACGGCACCGGTCGTCGCAAGAGCTCGATCGCCCGTGTCTTCCTGCGTCCCGGCAGCGGCAAGTTCACTGTCAACAAGAAGGACGTAGACGTCTACTTCGTCACCCCTCAGCAGCGCGTCGCGGCTCGCCGTTCGCTCGGCATCGCCGGCATTGAAGAGACCTTTGACGTTCTCACCACCGTTCGCGGCGGCGGCGTCATGGGCCAGGCCGATGCAGTCAAGCTCGGCATCGCACGTGCGCTCATGGAGTTCAACCCTGAACTGCGCAAGGCTCTGAAGGCTGAAGGCCTGACGACCCGCGATTCGCGCGGCAAGGAACGCAAGAAGTACGGGCAGAAGGGCGCTCGCGCACGCTTCCAGTTCAGCAAGCGGTAA
- the rpsB gene encoding 30S ribosomal protein S2 translates to MANITMKELLEAGVHFGHQTKRWNPKMKEYIFGERNGIYIIDLQKTLKMFKEASKFVTDLTSTGKLILFVGTKRQAQDAVAEEATRAGMPYINSRWLGGLLTNWVTVQKSVKRLQELDDMSTDGRYELLTKKEVIKLERERKHLATNLSGIKAMKRLPDALFVIDSNNEAIAVAEARKLGIPVVAVVDTNCDPTVVDYVIPGNDDALRAIRLFTMKMADSAAEGVQMVSERAFATESADVRELPTESHFIGEEGEEIEAPVQESTGTAEASVEDAESEVIDLEAALGGGIKKAPAAATEPEPEAEAVHAEATA, encoded by the coding sequence ATGGCAAACATTACGATGAAGGAATTGCTCGAAGCCGGCGTACACTTCGGCCACCAGACCAAGCGTTGGAACCCCAAGATGAAGGAATACATCTTCGGCGAGCGCAACGGCATTTACATCATCGACCTTCAGAAGACCTTGAAGATGTTCAAGGAAGCTTCCAAGTTCGTAACCGATCTGACCTCCACCGGCAAGCTCATCCTGTTCGTCGGCACCAAGCGCCAGGCTCAGGACGCAGTCGCTGAGGAAGCGACCCGCGCCGGCATGCCGTACATCAACAGCCGCTGGCTCGGCGGTCTGCTCACCAACTGGGTCACCGTGCAGAAGTCCGTCAAGCGCCTCCAGGAGCTGGACGATATGTCCACCGACGGCCGCTATGAGCTGCTGACCAAGAAGGAAGTCATCAAGCTGGAGCGCGAGCGCAAGCACCTCGCAACCAACCTCTCCGGTATCAAGGCCATGAAGCGCCTTCCCGATGCTCTCTTCGTCATCGACTCCAACAACGAGGCCATCGCCGTTGCGGAAGCCCGCAAGCTCGGCATCCCCGTCGTCGCTGTCGTCGACACCAACTGCGATCCGACCGTGGTCGACTACGTCATCCCGGGTAACGACGATGCGCTCCGCGCCATTCGCCTGTTCACCATGAAGATGGCCGACTCTGCCGCTGAAGGCGTCCAGATGGTCTCCGAGCGTGCCTTCGCCACCGAGTCCGCCGACGTTCGCGAGCTTCCGACCGAGTCGCACTTCATCGGCGAAGAGGGTGAAGAGATCGAGGCTCCAGTGCAGGAGTCGACCGGTACGGCTGAGGCTTCCGTTGAGGATGCCGAGTCTGAGGTCATCGATCTCGAAGCAGCTCTCGGCGGCGGCATCAAGAAGGCACCCGCGGCTGCAACCGAGCCCGAGCCGGAAGCTGAAGCCGTTCACGCTGAAGCGACTGCCTAG
- a CDS encoding translation elongation factor Ts — translation MSTETAVKIDAKLVKELREKSGAPMGDCLKALQEAKGDMENAFVVLRKRGMASAAKKASRSTNEGAVGTYIHAGGKIGVLIELNCESDFVARTEDFQELLRDIAMHIAATDPRFVGREEVAQADLDREKEVFLAQPAMKGKPEAVISKILEGKMSKFYEEVCLLDQPFIKEASQTISQLIASKVAKLGENISVRRFARFKVGASDWTVAQTKIAAEEPQA, via the coding sequence ATGTCTACCGAAACAGCCGTGAAGATCGACGCAAAACTCGTCAAGGAACTCCGTGAGAAGTCCGGCGCCCCCATGGGCGACTGCCTGAAAGCGCTGCAGGAGGCCAAGGGCGATATGGAGAATGCATTCGTCGTCCTGCGCAAGCGCGGCATGGCGTCCGCGGCCAAGAAGGCCTCGCGCAGCACCAACGAAGGCGCTGTGGGCACGTACATCCACGCCGGCGGCAAGATCGGTGTGCTGATCGAACTCAACTGCGAGTCCGACTTCGTCGCCCGCACCGAGGACTTTCAGGAGCTGCTCCGCGATATCGCCATGCACATCGCCGCCACCGATCCCCGCTTCGTGGGTCGTGAGGAGGTCGCTCAGGCTGACCTCGACCGCGAGAAGGAGGTCTTCCTCGCACAGCCCGCAATGAAGGGCAAGCCGGAGGCCGTCATCAGCAAGATTCTCGAAGGCAAGATGAGCAAGTTCTACGAGGAGGTCTGCCTGCTCGATCAACCGTTCATCAAGGAAGCCAGCCAGACGATCTCGCAGCTCATCGCCAGCAAGGTCGCCAAGCTTGGTGAGAATATCTCGGTTCGCCGCTTCGCCCGCTTCAAGGTAGGCGCATCGGACTGGACCGTAGCCCAGACCAAGATTGCCGCAGAGGAGCCCCAGGCATAG
- the hisI gene encoding phosphoribosyl-AMP cyclohydrolase, protein MNAVNTADNVAIDFGKTDGLVAGMVQDAKTGEILMLGFLNEESYKKTLETGYVTFWSRSRQKLWMKGETSGNRLKVVTAATDCDNDALLFRVEVEGDGLVCHEGTVSCFTKPIAIAVSGDNENDAR, encoded by the coding sequence ATGAACGCGGTAAACACAGCGGATAACGTGGCAATCGACTTCGGCAAGACGGACGGCCTCGTCGCCGGAATGGTGCAGGACGCGAAGACGGGCGAGATCCTCATGCTCGGCTTCCTCAACGAAGAGAGCTACAAAAAGACCCTCGAAACCGGCTACGTCACCTTCTGGTCGCGCAGCCGCCAGAAGCTCTGGATGAAGGGTGAGACCAGCGGCAATCGCCTCAAGGTCGTCACCGCCGCCACCGACTGCGACAACGACGCGCTGCTCTTTCGCGTGGAGGTTGAAGGCGACGGACTCGTCTGCCACGAAGGCACCGTAAGCTGCTTCACCAAACCAATCGCAATCGCGGTCTCTGGAGACAATGAAAATGACGCCCGGTAA
- the hisG gene encoding ATP phosphoribosyltransferase produces the protein MTPGKLKLGIPKGSLQDATIALFERAGWRIFASGRSYFPQIDDVEIECMLVRAQEMARYVEHGALDAGLTGNDWVLENESDVERITSLTYSKVSRGTVKWVLAVPEDSPFQKPEDLAGKIIATELVEFTKRYFAGKNIPVKVEFSWGATEVKPPTLADAIVEVTETGSSLKANRLRIIETLMESETQLIANKTAYADAWKREKINNISLMLNAAIAAQGRVGLMLNVAKEDLEAVSAQLPALNSPTVSQLSGGNGFALNTILDERVVREVIPKLKAAGATGIVEYPLSKVVL, from the coding sequence ATGACGCCCGGTAAGTTGAAGCTCGGTATTCCCAAAGGCAGCCTGCAGGATGCCACCATCGCCCTCTTTGAACGCGCCGGCTGGCGCATCTTCGCCAGCGGCCGCAGTTACTTTCCGCAGATCGACGACGTTGAGATCGAGTGCATGCTCGTTCGCGCACAGGAGATGGCGCGCTACGTCGAGCACGGTGCCCTGGACGCCGGTCTCACCGGCAACGATTGGGTGCTCGAGAACGAGTCCGACGTGGAGCGCATCACCAGCCTTACTTACTCCAAGGTCAGCCGCGGCACCGTCAAGTGGGTCCTCGCAGTGCCGGAAGACTCACCGTTTCAGAAGCCTGAGGACCTCGCCGGCAAGATCATCGCAACTGAGCTCGTCGAGTTCACCAAGCGCTACTTCGCCGGCAAGAACATCCCCGTCAAGGTCGAGTTCAGCTGGGGCGCGACCGAGGTCAAGCCCCCCACGCTCGCCGACGCCATCGTTGAAGTCACCGAGACCGGCTCATCCCTCAAGGCCAATCGACTCCGCATCATCGAGACCCTCATGGAGTCCGAGACGCAACTCATCGCCAACAAGACCGCCTATGCCGACGCCTGGAAGCGCGAGAAGATCAACAACATCTCCCTCATGCTCAACGCCGCCATCGCCGCACAGGGCCGCGTTGGCCTCATGCTGAACGTGGCGAAGGAAGATCTCGAAGCAGTCTCGGCGCAGCTCCCCGCGTTGAACTCGCCCACCGTCTCCCAGCTCTCCGGCGGCAACGGCTTCGCGCTCAACACCATTCTTGACGAGCGCGTCGTCCGTGAGGTCATCCCCAAGCTCAAGGCTGCGGGCGCAACCGGCATCGTCGAGTACCCCCTGAGCAAGGTCGTCCTATGA
- the hisD gene encoding histidinol dehydrogenase: MKLVKTYGESAKAAAALIESIEQRGATNTARVENTVSTILADVRQGGDEAVMEYAARFDGLQCINGKSQPLLVTREEMKAAWDDTDATLREAMEIAQANIRAFAEAQKPGEWTIEPAAGVQTGQIVRPLGSVGCYVPGGRYPLPSTLIMTVTPAQVAGVARIVVCSPKPAKETLAAGWLCGVTEFYRMGGAQAVAAMAFGTQTIGRVEKIVGPGNLYVTAAKAAVSHECGIDMPAGPTEIGVMSEHGDPAGIAADLVAQAEHDPETLAVLITPSETLAEAVLAEVKQQAKANEIAEQSLTAQGAIFVTKTVTEAQDLTNRLAFEHLTVDNTTDLKWVQNAGSVFVGQYSPQSMGDYVSGPNHVLPTGRAGRIRGGLSVMDFLKIITVQEYTRSGLAHLGPHAIAMAEAEGLVGHAESVRVKMGGKQ, from the coding sequence ATGAAGCTCGTCAAAACATACGGCGAATCGGCCAAGGCCGCGGCCGCGCTGATCGAATCCATCGAGCAACGCGGCGCAACCAACACGGCTCGCGTGGAGAACACGGTCAGCACGATCCTCGCGGACGTGCGCCAGGGCGGCGATGAAGCTGTGATGGAGTATGCCGCCCGCTTTGACGGCCTGCAATGCATCAACGGCAAATCGCAGCCACTCCTCGTCACCCGCGAGGAGATGAAGGCGGCCTGGGACGACACCGACGCGACCTTGCGCGAGGCAATGGAGATCGCGCAAGCCAACATCCGCGCCTTCGCGGAAGCCCAGAAGCCCGGGGAGTGGACCATCGAGCCCGCCGCCGGAGTGCAGACTGGCCAGATCGTTCGTCCGCTCGGAAGCGTCGGTTGCTATGTCCCCGGGGGCCGTTATCCCCTGCCCTCCACGCTCATCATGACCGTCACGCCCGCACAGGTCGCTGGCGTGGCCCGCATCGTCGTCTGCTCCCCCAAGCCCGCAAAGGAGACCCTTGCTGCAGGCTGGCTCTGCGGCGTGACGGAGTTCTATCGCATGGGCGGCGCGCAGGCCGTCGCAGCCATGGCCTTCGGCACGCAAACCATCGGCCGCGTAGAAAAGATTGTGGGCCCCGGCAATCTCTACGTCACCGCCGCCAAGGCAGCCGTGTCGCATGAGTGCGGTATCGACATGCCCGCCGGCCCCACCGAGATCGGCGTCATGAGCGAGCATGGCGACCCCGCCGGCATCGCCGCTGACCTCGTCGCGCAAGCCGAACACGATCCCGAAACCCTAGCCGTCCTCATCACCCCCAGCGAGACCCTCGCAGAAGCCGTCCTAGCAGAGGTAAAGCAGCAGGCAAAGGCTAACGAGATCGCCGAGCAGTCGCTCACAGCACAAGGCGCGATATTCGTAACCAAAACAGTCACAGAAGCACAAGACCTCACCAACCGCCTGGCCTTCGAGCACCTGACGGTAGACAACACCACCGATCTGAAGTGGGTCCAGAACGCCGGCTCCGTCTTCGTTGGCCAATACTCCCCACAGTCCATGGGCGACTACGTAAGCGGCCCCAACCACGTCCTGCCCACCGGCCGCGCAGGCCGCATCCGTGGCGGCCTCAGCGTCATGGACTTCCTCAAGATCATCACCGTGCAGGAGTACACCAGGTCCGGCCTCGCCCATCTCGGTCCCCACGCCATCGCGATGGCTGAAGCCGAGGGCCTTGTAGGCCACGCTGAAAGCGTCCGCGTAAAGATGGGAGGCAAGCAATGA
- the hisC gene encoding histidinol-phosphate transaminase: MSIAEAIKTVAPRRAILEMPEYHPPLASRDALRLDFNENTFAPSPRVMERLQTITAEGLTKYPEREPVERIVATKFGLDSKQVLLTNGVDEAIHLLCVTFLEDDDEALIWTPGFFMYDVNIQLMSPGGLRKVQSDASMQFPRERFLAAITDKTKLIMIASPNNPTGATIPCADLLAIANAAPHAVLMVDEAYFHFHGETTMGDVGDVPNLIVARTFSKAYGLANLRVGMLAGDARLIGYLRKASSPYNVNGVALTCLPVALEDDAYIAWYVDQIRTGRERIMAGLDELGVSYFPSEANFVLMQIGEKHTALVNAMRQRGVLLRDRSADPGCDGFVRITVGIADQVTQGLAALKDSLIEINWAGPVAAHDTALEREYE, translated from the coding sequence ATGAGCATCGCAGAAGCAATCAAAACCGTTGCCCCACGCCGCGCCATCCTTGAGATGCCCGAGTACCACCCGCCCCTCGCCAGCCGCGACGCCCTGCGCCTCGACTTCAACGAGAACACCTTCGCCCCCTCGCCCCGTGTCATGGAGCGCCTCCAAACCATCACCGCCGAAGGCCTCACCAAGTATCCCGAACGCGAACCCGTCGAGCGCATCGTAGCCACCAAATTCGGCCTCGATTCAAAGCAGGTCCTTCTCACCAACGGCGTCGACGAAGCCATCCATCTCCTCTGCGTCACCTTCCTCGAAGACGACGACGAGGCCCTCATCTGGACCCCAGGTTTCTTCATGTACGACGTCAACATTCAACTCATGTCGCCCGGCGGCCTGCGTAAGGTTCAGTCGGACGCATCCATGCAGTTCCCCCGGGAGCGCTTCCTTGCCGCCATCACGGACAAGACGAAGCTCATCATGATCGCCTCGCCCAATAACCCCACGGGCGCCACCATCCCTTGCGCGGACTTGCTCGCCATCGCCAACGCCGCGCCCCATGCGGTCCTGATGGTCGATGAAGCCTACTTCCACTTCCACGGCGAAACCACCATGGGCGATGTTGGTGACGTCCCCAACCTCATCGTAGCCCGCACCTTCTCCAAGGCCTACGGTCTCGCGAATCTTCGCGTCGGCATGCTCGCCGGCGACGCCCGCCTCATCGGTTACCTTCGCAAGGCAAGCTCGCCCTATAACGTCAACGGCGTCGCGCTCACCTGCCTTCCCGTTGCGCTTGAAGATGACGCCTACATCGCCTGGTACGTCGACCAGATTCGCACCGGCCGCGAGCGCATCATGGCCGGCCTCGACGAACTCGGCGTCTCCTACTTTCCTAGCGAAGCCAACTTCGTCCTCATGCAGATCGGTGAAAAGCACACGGCCCTCGTCAACGCAATGCGCCAACGCGGCGTCCTGTTACGCGACCGCTCCGCAGACCCCGGCTGCGATGGCTTCGTGCGCATCACCGTCGGCATCGCGGATCAGGTCACACAAGGCCTCGCAGCCCTGAAGGATTCCCTGATAGAGATCAACTGGGCCGGCCCCGTCGCCGCTCACGACACAGCATTGGAGCGCGAGTATGAGTGA